One region of Mytilus trossulus isolate FHL-02 unplaced genomic scaffold, PNRI_Mtr1.1.1.hap1 h1tg000545l__unscaffolded, whole genome shotgun sequence genomic DNA includes:
- the LOC134702607 gene encoding NADH-ubiquinone oxidoreductase chain 6-like has protein sequence MRAGGSGGRKLNYVYIMRVIVICVILMAVFSIVLIAKQPISLGLVLLRGSIIACVEVALEVRRLLGFLLFLTYVRGVIVLFLYVLRIYPNEVYRFNLEFMVLVRRCCARAVLMGLMNYEYREISGSLFLSFMAERSGLRLYILIAGVLLFVILVVSYLCIKTMVPLRRVK, from the coding sequence ATGAGGGCTGGTGGTAGCGGGGGGCGTAAgcttaattatgtttatataatgagaGTTATAGTCATATGTGTAATTTTGATGGCTGTGTTTTCGATTGTCTTAATTGCCAAGCAACCTATTTCTTTAGGGCTAGTGCTATTGAGGGGGTCTATAATTGCATGTGTGGAGGTTGCACTGGAGGTTAGAAGGTTGTTAGGGTTCTTATTGTTCCTAACTTACGTTAGGGGTGTAATAGTCCTGTTCTTGTATGTTTTAAGGATCTACCCCAATGAAGTGTATCGTTTTAATCTAGAGTTTATGGTTCTCGTCAGAAGGTGTTGTGCCAGAGCGGTCCTTATGGGTCTTATGAATTACGAGTACAGAGAAATTAGCGGGTCTTTGTTTCTAAGTTTCATGGCTGAAAGAAGCGGGTTAAGGTTATATATCCTAATAGCTGGTGTGTTACTGTTTGTAATATTAGTGGTGTCGTATTTGTGCATAAAAACCATGGTGCCTTTACGAAGAGTAAAATAA